The genomic region CAAATGTTTAGTACATATGGGCCTTGCCCAATTGACTTTGTATGTGTGGTCCTAGCCCATTTCATTTAACTAGTGTGGGTCTAGCCCAATTCGTATTGATTAGTGTGGGCCTAGCCCAATTTGTTTTGATTAGTGTGGGCCTACCCCAAGTAGATTTGTTTAAAGTGGACCAAACCAAATTAGTTTGTAAGAGTGGGCCTAGCCAAATTTAATTATGTAAGGGTGGGCCTAGCCCAAAAATAGTTTACAAAAGTGGGGTCAGGATTATTGTTTTAATTACTGTTATATaattcgtataataatagttatcatctTTTTTTTTCAATGAATAATATAtgtagggtcaggatttagagagaacaGTTAAAAAtatgagaacggtgagaacgaatTTGGAGTTGACATGTTGCATTGatgctaaattacactaaggggtaatataGTCAAAAAATCCACACATATGAACtaggtgttcaaataaaacgccataaaaacacaaaATTTAGAAAAATGCCAGGAAAATAcccagttaaaacgccataaaacactcggttcagaaaaacgtcatgaaaaactcagtttaaaacgccataaaacactcagttcagaaaaacgccatgaaaatacctagttaaaacgccataaaaacacatagttcagaaaaacgccataaaaataactagtctaaaacgccataaaacacacagttcagaaaaacgccatcaAACCCATTtcatttttttcgaaaagtatatcaatagtatactcggaAAGATTAAAAAatgctgagttttatggtgtaatatttttagaaaaataatcacgtataaaaaagttattggcgtttaaatatgatgcggggaaaatggcatgtgattagcatgtgcacccttGTTTGGATCTTCCAATTTTAGCCCTGATTATAAGGTTTCCATGATTTACAAAAATATCACCGCATCATCTTAGCCACAAATCACAAAGATCCTATGGCTGAAATCGTTCTTACTGTTCTCACACTTCAAATCATTCTGTCCTGATCCCGTtcctatatatacatacacattgTTTATATGTTTTTGTATAATTTCGTCTATTATGACAGGTATAAAACTAGTTATATATATTATGCACATCGAAATTTTGCACacattttttaattaaataaataagaatTAGTCAAACCAAGatgtaaaaacaaacaaaaaatatcCCAAAGTTTAACCAACATAATTTGAGAACTACATGAGGGGTGCGCACACAAACTCAAGGTATACCTTCTTGCGCTGAAGCATGTCAATAGGTGCATCTTGGTTGTCCTCCAGCCACACAGTTGTGTCTACAATGGCATTCTCCATTTGCTTCAAGCTATCTGGGTGCAACTTCTTGTTGACATTGTATTCTttgatcttcttcttcattttgtATAAACAATCCTCTAATGCGTTGTATGCACCAACTTTCTTCTTGAATTCTTGGTCCTCATGTCTGTACTTCTCGGCATCTTTTATCATCTTCTCAATCTCTACCTTAGAGAGTCTTCCATTTTCATTGGTAATCATTAGTTCCTTCGTCATACCAGTAGATAATATATTAGCTGTGACCGTGAGGATACTGTTGGCATCTATTTGAAAGCATAACTTGCATTTTTGAACTCCTTTTGGATCAAGTGGGATCCCATAAACTTTTAACAGCCCTAATAAATGGTTGTCTGTTGATTTGGTTCTTTCACCTTGATACACTTTGAAATACATGGAAGATTGGTCATCTTTGCATGTCACATATGTTTTGGAAATTTTGTTTGGTACTACGGTGTTCCGAGGTATCACCACATCAAATAAATCTCCAACTACTTCTACACCAAGAGACAAAGGAGTGACGTCCGATAGTAACAAATCGCGGACACTCTGATCACCATTACCAGTTAGCTTTGCAGCCAAAACTGCTGCACCATATGCAACAGCCTCATCAGGGTTCACACTTTTGCATAGCTCCTTCCACCCAAAGAGTTCCTTCAGCATATGTTGAACCTTGGGTATCCTAGTCGAGCCACCAACAAGAATAATCTCGTTTACCCATGATTTGTCCACATTAGCATCTTTTAAACATTGGTCTAAAGTTTCAATGCACTGACTAAACAAACCCATGTTCAGCTCTTCAAACTTAGCTCTAGTGAATTTCATCGAAAAGTCAATCCCATCATGCAAGTATTCTAATTCGATTGATGTTTGAGTAGTGCTCGAGAGAATCCTTTTTGCTTTCTCACAAGCAAATCTCAACCTCCCCAATGCTCTTTGGTCCCCTGACAAGTCCTTCTTCCATTTCCTTTTAAATTCTGAAACACAATGATCCACCATGCGGTTATCAAAATCCTCACCTCCCAAATGAGTGTCGCCAGAAACAGCCTTCACCTCAAAAACACCCCCTTCCTCAATCGTTAACAGAGAGACATCAAAAGTACCTCCTCCCAAGTCAAAGATTAGCACATTTATCTTACCAACAAACGCTAACTTATTGTCCAGACCATAAGCAATTGCAGCTGCGGTAGGCTCATTGATCATGCGAAGAACGTTTAAACCAGCAATAGTGCCTGCATCCTTGGTTGCTTGACGTTGTGAATCGTTAAAGTAAGCCGGGACAGTTATCACAGCGTTTTTCACATCCTTTCCAAGGTAGGCATCAGCAATTTCTTTCATCTTTCCAAGAATCATTGACGAAATCTCTTCGGCTAAAAATTCCTTCTCTTCACCTCTGTAAGAAACAACAATCTTTGGAGTGTCTGCAGGCCCTTTTATCACCCTAAAAGGCCACAATTTCATATTCTCCTGCACTTTGGAATCACTGAATTTCCGTCCAATCAGCCTCTTCGCATCTGAAAATCCATGGTTGTTCccaaaaaaataaagttaaactTTACCTAAAACATATGCTTATTGACAAGATCACTGCTTTTAATTCATGCATTCTAACAtgtttattaaaaaatattagtCAGCACTCCCGTTTTAGTTACttgtttagttatttttttcttctAGAACCTAAACTGTTGACAATTCTAAACAATATAATGTAAATTAAATTAAAAGTAgtaaaaaatattatatgtaaGACTGACCAAATATGGTGTTAGCAGGGTTCATAGCCACTTGGTTCTTTGCACCATCGCCAATGAGACGTTCTGCATCAACGAAAGCAACCGCAGACGGTGTGGTTCGGTAGCCTTGCTCATTGGGTATGATTTCGATTCCACGCTGAttccaaacagcaacacaagAATACGTTGTACCGAGGTCGATGCCGATAGCCGGTTCGTTTGCTTCTCCCTCCATTATGATTATATCAGATGCTCAAAGTACGTAAACTGAGTTTGCACAATTGCAAGCTTTTGCTCTTCCTGAAAGTAATCacgatttttttattttatttttttgtaaattttgtaaaTGATTTGGTTTCCTGAATGTAGGGAATTCATTTAAGTGGGAAGAATATTTGATCTCCTAAATATATTGAACTTTGTTACCTATCTCTTTTTAATTGATTCATCATTTAACATATAATTTTATCGATAACTTGTAATATTTAAATTCCTAAAGTATCTAAACATTTTTTTGTTTAGTTGTGATATTCTGATAAAACTTTTATTTAAACTGAGTTGTttttaaattaaatatctttttatTTGAATAATTGGGTTTTTAACAAAATTGAATTTCGAAAAAAAAAACTGTCTATTTAAttgtttttaagaaaataaatattagaagttattaagaaaaaaaattttaatttgaagaaaaaaaaaggaaattcaATACTTATAGGAGATGAGTTCGCTGCCCACAACCAATATCCTAATTTGAGGATAGGTAAAAAAAACTTTAAAGTCCAATCAGAAAGCAAAAAGTATACACCTTAATATGcgatatttaattaattaattccGTTTTATATATTATCATTTCTATTTCTTATTTGAAGTTTAAAAACCTCATAATCTCAGTTTACTTCTATTAACCTTTATACTTGCACCGTGAAGATTTAAACCCCATTACCATGAAAAAAATTATGAAATAAATTGGTAACTTCAACAAGTTGAATGTTGAATTTTTCACATTGTTTAATTACTAATTACTAATATAAATATAACAATCTGGTTCTCAACAAGAATCTTTAAATCATAAGACCATATGTTATGGTCAGATTATCCAAACACGTAGAACGCCACGCCCCAAAAAGATTATAAAGCGTGAGATGGTGGTTTAATTAGTGTCTCGATTTAGTCGCGTGAGAAATCTCATGGCAAAACAAAATaatgattattttattattacgTTATTcaatagtttagcaccttaattGACAATTCAACATTAGCTTGTACTCAACTTTAATATATAAAAAGTAAAGTATGATTTGCttccctatggtttggtgacgTTTGCACTTTGCCTCCCTATCTTCAATTTTCACACTTTGCCTCTTCGTGCTTGCAAATCATCACACTATGCCTCCCTGTCGTCAGTTGACCGGTAGTTGACCGTTTGTTTAAGAATTATCGTTGTAATTCCGCATCCCCACCTTCTCCACCACTCATCAAGACCTCTCTATACTTATCCACCTAATACTATGCCTCCCTAACTTTACTCTttacttcacccaccaccactatcatcatcaCCACCTCAATTACTCATCACCAGATGATTGGTACAAAAGTCTTGTTGGCGGATTTTACGACTCTGGAAACAACATTGAAAACATCATTGATGCATGTGAAAGACTCAACTCAAGTTCTCGGATCCGGTTATTCATTTTTTTGAGGAATCAGAGTCCGTTTCAATCGGGTCATTTCAGGGTCTCTTTTCTAAATTAATTGGATcacaaggatgggatccacgaTCTAAAATGAATATAGTTGGCCTTTTTGAGATTGAAACGGTATggttcatggtttattttgacaGTTAAGACTACTAAATagttttcttcatcttctttatAGTTTTCATCTTCATTATGATGTGATAAATTGTAGATGAGTTCCTTATGGTGCTCTATAATAATAAAGCCACTTTGtcgttttatttatcaaaaaacaCATGTAGAAGTTAAGAGATGGGACTATTGAAAACCAAAAACCCTTGATGGATAAGTTTTTGTCATCGTCGTGTTGCCAGGCCCACCAAATGAAAATGTCATTCTGTTGCCGGAAACATCATCGTGGTTCGAGGATCATGGAGTGACACCAAGTCTTTTCCAGTTCACCGGGATCCATGGTTGTAAAAAAAACCAAACTTGCCTTTGATTAGTCGCTGATTAATTGCCTTTGATTAATCGGCCAATTAATTGGTAGGCGGTCAACAGTGGTCAAATCTAGTCCTAGTTGGCCAAAAATCGGTGGCATTCTAACGACTCTAGCTAGATTCTTGACCAAAACCTATAAATTCCAGTAATTAATCCTATCTACTTAAAATATGAGTCAAAAAAGatgttaaaacatgtctactta from Helianthus annuus cultivar XRQ/B chromosome 10, HanXRQr2.0-SUNRISE, whole genome shotgun sequence harbors:
- the LOC110884425 gene encoding heat shock 70 kDa protein, producing the protein MEGEANEPAIGIDLGTTYSCVAVWNQRGIEIIPNEQGYRTTPSAVAFVDAERLIGDGAKNQVAMNPANTIFDAKRLIGRKFSDSKVQENMKLWPFRVIKGPADTPKIVVSYRGEEKEFLAEEISSMILGKMKEIADAYLGKDVKNAVITVPAYFNDSQRQATKDAGTIAGLNVLRMINEPTAAAIAYGLDNKLAFVGKINVLIFDLGGGTFDVSLLTIEEGGVFEVKAVSGDTHLGGEDFDNRMVDHCVSEFKRKWKKDLSGDQRALGRLRFACEKAKRILSSTTQTSIELEYLHDGIDFSMKFTRAKFEELNMGLFSQCIETLDQCLKDANVDKSWVNEIILVGGSTRIPKVQHMLKELFGWKELCKSVNPDEAVAYGAAVLAAKLTGNGDQSVRDLLLSDVTPLSLGVEVVGDLFDVVIPRNTVVPNKISKTYVTCKDDQSSMYFKVYQGERTKSTDNHLLGLLKVYGIPLDPKGVQKCKLCFQIDANSILTVTANILSTGMTKELMITNENGRLSKVEIEKMIKDAEKYRHEDQEFKKKVGAYNALEDCLYKMKKKIKEYNVNKKLHPDSLKQMENAIVDTTVWLEDNQDAPIDMLQRKKVYLEFVCAPLM